From Desulfovibrio intestinalis, one genomic window encodes:
- a CDS encoding metal ABC transporter substrate-binding protein translates to MRRLIFALPSILLLSLFTFTAAFAAEPLRVVAGTSLITDIVNDLTAGDSEVITIIQGSSCPGHENAKTQDFVFAAKADLVLIHPFQRHMLQVTTMLDAVGNASLKLVAISPKGSWLIPEIQKQAVLEIAEALCAVAPQKAETIQQRTRQRIEKVTQADRECREHLRAVAGKPVIVAAMQSEFVQWAGFSVLRSFGRIEEINARELASIMTDTKGKKVCGVIDNYQSGMDAGLPLALELGVPHVVLSNFPGSADDVPDYFSLLQANVAQLSKL, encoded by the coding sequence ATGCGCCGTTTAATTTTTGCCCTGCCCAGCATCCTTTTATTAAGTCTTTTTACCTTCACTGCGGCCTTTGCCGCTGAACCGCTGAGGGTCGTCGCAGGCACGTCGTTGATAACTGATATTGTCAATGATCTCACCGCTGGCGACAGCGAGGTGATCACCATCATTCAGGGCTCCAGTTGCCCGGGCCACGAGAATGCCAAAACCCAGGATTTTGTATTTGCCGCCAAAGCTGACCTTGTGCTGATACATCCCTTTCAGCGCCACATGCTGCAAGTGACCACCATGCTGGATGCAGTGGGCAATGCCTCGCTGAAGCTTGTTGCCATAAGCCCGAAGGGAAGTTGGCTCATTCCGGAAATACAAAAACAAGCGGTGCTGGAGATAGCCGAAGCCTTGTGTGCCGTTGCTCCGCAGAAGGCAGAGACCATTCAGCAAAGAACGCGACAGCGCATTGAAAAAGTTACCCAGGCTGATCGTGAATGCCGGGAACACCTCAGGGCTGTCGCAGGAAAACCCGTTATTGTTGCCGCCATGCAGTCAGAATTTGTGCAATGGGCGGGCTTTAGCGTGCTGCGTTCCTTCGGACGCATTGAAGAAATCAATGCCCGAGAGTTAGCCTCTATTATGACGGATACAAAAGGAAAAAAAGTTTGCGGCGTCATAGACAATTATCAAAGTGGAATGGACGCCGGACTGCCACTGGCGCTCGAACTTGGCGTCCCGCATGTGGTACTTTCCAATTTCCCCGGCTCTGCTGACGACGTGCCAGACTACTTCAGCTTGTTACAGGCCAACGTGGCCCAACTGTCCAAGCTATAA
- a CDS encoding class I SAM-dependent methyltransferase — MPLGIGCTFSLEGCMADSSERNTQRTRFFDAHACQWEERNYTPEKLVQVDHMVAGLALSNGMNILDVGCGEGVLQPFLRKHAGKDAQLFALDASKIMLQSVSTRFPDVQTFHAKAESMPLPDASIDVLVCFSAFPHFSDKPAAVKEFYRVLKNGGRAYVLHIDGREKLNALHDKHHAVEGDHLPCPTGMRLLFLEAGFAHTNADETANHYYFFAIK; from the coding sequence ATGCCTTTAGGCATCGGTTGCACGTTTTCTTTGGAGGGTTGTATGGCAGATAGTTCTGAGCGCAATACACAGCGAACACGTTTCTTTGATGCACATGCCTGCCAGTGGGAAGAACGAAATTATACACCTGAAAAACTCGTGCAAGTGGATCACATGGTTGCCGGATTGGCTCTCAGTAACGGCATGAACATTTTGGATGTTGGCTGTGGTGAGGGGGTACTACAACCATTTTTACGCAAGCACGCGGGCAAAGACGCGCAGCTTTTTGCTCTGGACGCTTCCAAGATCATGCTTCAAAGCGTCTCTACTCGTTTCCCCGATGTTCAGACATTTCATGCCAAAGCCGAATCAATGCCTCTGCCAGATGCAAGCATTGACGTTCTGGTCTGCTTTTCTGCCTTTCCCCATTTCAGCGACAAACCTGCGGCAGTCAAAGAATTTTATCGCGTGCTGAAAAACGGTGGAAGGGCCTATGTCCTGCACATTGACGGCAGAGAAAAACTCAATGCATTGCACGACAAGCACCATGCAGTAGAGGGTGACCACTTACCCTGCCCAACGGGTATGCGACTTCTTTTTCTTGAGGCTGGCTTCGCACATACCAATGCCGATGAAACTGCCAACCATTATTACTTCTTTGCCATAAAATAG
- a CDS encoding TonB-dependent receptor: MADQPPSVPVQTRFGTQYNVVTEEQIKRQNSLDFYDALRNVPGVMYQKKNIIGGQTSHSLYIRGRGASHPSPDLNIFFDDVPRSGVLYGQALADGIPVYALGGMEIYKAPQPSRFGSGYGMINFIPKYMTEEGYELRVGSEAGSYGTVAENVGMGAKKGNVDIYAAQSWISTLGHVDHSAGHQASYYGNLGIAFGDNWGMRLMANRVDAKTQVPNNPITDTRTTDRYDTETSLATLSLNNNYNNASGYLKGYYNNTLFHIRGENSGTAMSRQTNDLYGIRGRETFSVWEGSEFVAGFDLDMSRLQNYQEQYKTRTSTSWDFPDQTLFSPYFAASQLFGSIDGFHVTPSAGIRIYSSNLFEDHAAPQAGLVLGYANTDLSFNYSRGVNYPSPVVLQNFLANKSLPGSFDTKDIKPEVIDHYEVALKHTMPGVFSASATYFHDDGRDRLRAYMFGPSPTASFFNSSTAEYKTDGFELAGSVTPIDGVEIFAAGTWIKAWAKGDNGETTNELPYTPSFALQAGFKWDFLEHFRLSGDYQHLQDVYAGTLARTSATANPASNFTKLKEIDKLPEINVVNLRLDYMFSYDDLHLEEGKVYVAVNNIFNTPYAYAMEKTSDGKDRQLYYMPGTTVMVGFELKF, encoded by the coding sequence GTGGCAGATCAACCTCCTTCGGTTCCTGTTCAGACCCGTTTTGGAACCCAGTACAACGTTGTGACGGAAGAACAAATTAAGAGGCAAAATTCTCTGGATTTTTATGATGCTCTTCGCAATGTGCCGGGCGTTATGTACCAAAAGAAAAATATTATCGGTGGACAGACGTCGCACAGCCTTTATATCCGTGGGCGCGGGGCAAGCCACCCCAGTCCTGACCTTAATATTTTCTTTGACGACGTGCCGCGCAGTGGGGTGCTCTACGGCCAGGCGTTGGCTGACGGTATTCCTGTGTATGCCCTGGGTGGTATGGAGATATACAAAGCACCGCAGCCTTCACGTTTCGGCAGCGGGTATGGAATGATTAATTTTATTCCCAAGTACATGACGGAAGAAGGGTATGAACTGCGTGTAGGTTCAGAAGCAGGCAGCTATGGAACCGTTGCGGAAAATGTGGGCATGGGGGCTAAAAAAGGCAATGTCGACATCTATGCAGCACAGAGCTGGATCAGCACATTGGGGCACGTGGATCATAGTGCCGGACATCAGGCCAGTTATTACGGCAATTTGGGCATTGCCTTTGGCGACAACTGGGGCATGCGGCTTATGGCTAACCGCGTGGATGCCAAAACCCAGGTTCCCAATAACCCCATAACCGACACGCGCACCACTGACCGATATGACACGGAAACCAGTCTTGCCACACTTTCTTTGAACAATAACTACAACAATGCCTCAGGCTATCTTAAGGGGTATTATAACAATACGTTGTTTCACATAAGGGGCGAAAACAGCGGTACAGCCATGTCTCGTCAGACCAACGATCTGTATGGCATCCGCGGGCGCGAAACGTTCTCTGTGTGGGAAGGAAGTGAATTTGTCGCAGGATTTGACCTGGATATGTCTCGCCTCCAGAACTATCAGGAACAGTACAAAACACGCACTTCAACAAGTTGGGATTTTCCCGATCAGACGCTGTTTTCACCTTATTTTGCCGCCAGCCAGCTTTTTGGCAGCATAGATGGGTTCCACGTAACGCCATCAGCTGGAATACGCATATATAGCAGCAACCTCTTTGAAGACCATGCAGCGCCCCAGGCTGGCCTGGTGCTCGGATATGCCAATACAGACCTGAGCTTCAACTATTCGCGTGGGGTCAATTATCCCAGTCCGGTAGTACTGCAAAATTTTCTGGCCAATAAGTCCCTGCCCGGCAGCTTCGACACCAAGGATATCAAACCGGAAGTCATAGATCATTACGAAGTGGCGTTAAAGCACACCATGCCCGGTGTGTTCAGTGCCAGTGCCACCTATTTTCATGATGACGGCAGAGACAGGCTGCGCGCCTATATGTTTGGCCCATCTCCCACTGCATCATTTTTCAATTCTTCTACCGCAGAATACAAAACTGACGGTTTTGAATTGGCCGGTTCTGTAACCCCCATAGACGGGGTTGAAATCTTTGCGGCAGGAACGTGGATTAAAGCCTGGGCCAAAGGTGACAATGGCGAAACTACAAATGAATTGCCCTATACCCCCAGCTTTGCCTTGCAGGCTGGCTTCAAATGGGATTTTCTGGAGCATTTTCGCTTAAGCGGCGACTATCAGCATTTGCAGGATGTTTATGCGGGCACACTGGCACGCACATCGGCAACGGCCAATCCGGCTAGCAATTTCACGAAGCTCAAGGAAATTGACAAACTACCTGAAATCAATGTGGTCAATCTGCGGCTGGACTACATGTTCAGCTATGACGACCTGCACCTGGAAGAAGGCAAAGTTTACGTGGCTGTGAACAACATCTTTAATACGCCCTATGCTTACGCTATGGAAAAAACAAGTGACGGCAAGGACAGGCAACTGTATTACATGCCGGGAACCACAGTTATGGTGGGGTTTGAGCTCAAATTTTAA
- a CDS encoding class I SAM-dependent methyltransferase, whose amino-acid sequence MNYTAPSSASSEPISHNDSALSSRIERYWSRRAGSYGTTRRVELSSDKKNQWLAEILPHLQGKQPLRVLDIGTGTGFFAILLAQQGHTACGIDMSEAMLEEGRLIAKQHGCAVDFQKMDASCLNFEGESMDVVISRNLTWTLQDAAEAYKEWYRVLRSGGILLNFDANYGSVSFMDVVRHPGTHAHVGMDDGMMEECECIRRELPLSRESRPDWDMRVLRDIGFSQCQCDMKLSSRIYTEQDATYNPVPMFAIRAMK is encoded by the coding sequence ATGAACTATACAGCCCCCTCTTCTGCAAGCAGCGAACCTATATCCCATAATGACAGTGCGTTGAGTAGCCGCATTGAACGCTACTGGTCCCGCAGGGCAGGCAGCTATGGAACCACACGCAGAGTGGAATTGAGCAGTGACAAAAAAAACCAATGGCTAGCCGAAATTTTACCACATCTGCAAGGCAAACAGCCCTTACGCGTTCTTGATATAGGTACTGGCACAGGTTTTTTTGCAATTCTTCTGGCACAGCAAGGCCATACAGCCTGCGGAATTGATATGAGCGAAGCCATGCTTGAAGAGGGCCGCCTCATAGCCAAACAACATGGCTGCGCTGTCGACTTTCAAAAAATGGATGCGAGCTGCCTGAACTTTGAAGGCGAGAGCATGGATGTAGTTATTTCCCGTAACCTGACGTGGACCCTACAAGACGCTGCCGAGGCATACAAAGAATGGTACCGCGTGTTACGCTCTGGCGGAATCTTACTGAACTTCGACGCAAACTATGGCTCCGTATCCTTTATGGACGTTGTCCGCCACCCAGGAACACACGCGCATGTTGGCATGGACGACGGTATGATGGAAGAATGCGAATGCATTCGCCGTGAACTGCCCCTTAGTCGCGAATCACGCCCGGATTGGGACATGCGTGTTTTGCGCGATATTGGCTTTTCCCAATGCCAATGTGACATGAAGCTAAGCTCACGCATCTATACAGAACAGGATGCAACCTACAACCCTGTGCCTATGTTTGCCATACGTGCCATGAAATAA
- a CDS encoding ABC transporter ATP-binding protein — protein sequence MLEVANVCKSYGKGGFWRTEKQPVLHGINISVPAGASVGLVGESGSGKSTLGRLILGLEPADSGRILMQGQPVRQWRKKHAGGMSVVFQDYTTSVNPAYTIADIIREPLVACGKSKGTDATIAELMDRVSLSPKLTNHLPHEVSGGQLQRACIARAIATNPTFVLFDEAISSLDVSVQAKILELLRELKGDMTYFFIAHDLQAVTYLCDDIYFLQKGSVVEQCSSTALAHVSSDYAKRLIGSAILFQSRWTGK from the coding sequence ATGCTTGAAGTGGCTAACGTTTGTAAAAGCTACGGCAAAGGTGGTTTTTGGCGGACTGAAAAGCAGCCGGTGCTGCACGGAATAAACATTTCCGTACCTGCCGGAGCGTCAGTTGGTCTTGTGGGTGAAAGTGGCAGCGGAAAAAGCACGCTGGGGCGTTTGATTCTTGGCCTTGAACCGGCAGACAGCGGTCGCATTCTTATGCAGGGGCAACCCGTAAGGCAATGGCGAAAAAAACATGCTGGCGGAATGAGCGTCGTTTTTCAGGACTATACCACATCAGTAAACCCGGCCTACACCATTGCAGACATCATTCGAGAACCGCTGGTTGCCTGTGGTAAAAGCAAAGGAACAGATGCCACCATTGCCGAGCTTATGGATCGAGTAAGTCTTTCACCCAAGCTGACAAATCATCTTCCTCACGAGGTAAGCGGCGGGCAGTTGCAACGAGCTTGCATCGCTCGCGCCATTGCAACAAACCCAACCTTCGTTCTTTTTGACGAAGCCATAAGCTCTCTTGATGTTTCGGTGCAGGCAAAAATACTTGAGCTGCTGCGTGAACTGAAGGGGGATATGACCTATTTTTTCATAGCGCATGACCTGCAGGCCGTCACATACCTCTGTGATGATATTTATTTTTTACAGAAGGGCAGCGTTGTTGAGCAGTGCTCCAGCACTGCTCTTGCCCATGTATCGAGTGATTACGCCAAAAGGCTTATTGGTTCAGCAATCCTCTTTCAATCCCGCTGGACGGGCAAATAG
- a CDS encoding ABC transporter ATP-binding protein — MTNCNNPVFEVRNLHITHPGKMLQLVHDLNFTLDAGTCLGIVGESGSGKTLVCRSLMGLLPPTLQADGTVIFEGMDLLHAPQETMRSLRGSKIAMVMQQPMTAFDPLYTLDKQFLETMSAHGICGMAQAKHLAMDMLERVCIANPETVLNSYPHQLSGGMLQRCMIALALIMKPASIIADEPTTALDAETQYEVVQQFFELRKTHNTAMIFVSHDLGIVQRLADELLVMKDGECVESGRAEDIFNAPQHPYTQYLIRTRMALTKNFKSILEKCHA, encoded by the coding sequence ATGACAAATTGCAATAATCCCGTGTTTGAAGTGCGCAATTTGCATATCACGCATCCCGGAAAAATGCTGCAACTGGTTCATGATTTGAATTTCACGCTTGATGCAGGAACCTGCCTTGGCATCGTAGGTGAAAGCGGCAGTGGTAAAACGCTTGTTTGCCGGAGCCTTATGGGACTATTGCCTCCCACGCTGCAAGCAGATGGTACGGTCATATTTGAGGGAATGGATCTTTTGCATGCCCCACAAGAAACCATGAGAAGCCTGCGTGGAAGTAAAATAGCTATGGTCATGCAGCAACCTATGACGGCCTTTGACCCACTCTACACGCTCGATAAACAGTTTCTGGAAACCATGTCAGCACACGGCATATGTGGCATGGCACAAGCAAAACACTTGGCTATGGATATGCTTGAACGCGTGTGTATTGCCAATCCCGAAACGGTACTGAACAGCTACCCGCACCAGCTGTCAGGGGGCATGCTGCAACGCTGCATGATAGCTTTGGCCCTGATAATGAAACCAGCAAGTATCATTGCAGACGAACCAACCACGGCACTGGACGCGGAAACACAGTATGAAGTTGTACAGCAGTTTTTTGAATTGCGAAAAACCCACAACACAGCCATGATTTTTGTTTCTCACGACTTGGGCATTGTGCAGCGCCTTGCGGACGAATTGCTGGTCATGAAAGACGGTGAATGCGTTGAATCAGGGCGTGCCGAGGATATTTTTAACGCCCCGCAACACCCGTATACCCAATACCTGATCAGAACGCGCATGGCTTTGACAAAAAACTTCAAGTCCATCCTGGAGAAATGCCATGCTTGA
- the opp1C gene encoding nickel/cobalt ABC transporter permease — protein sequence MMWKALRQDRMAMWCMAFLGMVAIAALFAPWLAPYDPTAINVKDKFAGLSFSHPLGTDQLGRDVLSRLMWGGRATLGFSLLAMLLTVFVGTFLGLVAGFFRGKVDETIMRFCDAMMSFPSEVMILAIVGMLGPGLGNIVIASIIAKWPWYTRMIRSTVMQYSDMNYVRFSRVAGCSTLHIFRKHLLPAAAGEIIVLATLDTGAVILAVSALSFLGLGVQPPTPEWGAMLSDAKDIMSMYPQQMLPPGLLILLVVAAFNFLGDSLRDALDPAHTTAEGVRI from the coding sequence ATGATGTGGAAAGCATTACGCCAAGACCGCATGGCCATGTGGTGTATGGCCTTTCTGGGTATGGTGGCTATTGCGGCTCTTTTTGCTCCCTGGCTGGCTCCTTACGACCCCACCGCCATAAATGTTAAGGACAAGTTTGCTGGCTTAAGCTTTTCGCATCCATTAGGGACTGACCAGCTAGGGCGCGACGTACTTTCGCGGCTCATGTGGGGTGGCCGGGCAACCTTGGGGTTCTCACTTCTGGCCATGCTGCTCACCGTTTTTGTGGGGACATTTCTGGGGCTTGTGGCTGGTTTTTTTCGCGGCAAGGTGGATGAAACCATCATGCGCTTTTGCGATGCAATGATGTCTTTTCCCAGTGAAGTCATGATTCTTGCCATTGTGGGCATGCTCGGGCCAGGGCTCGGCAACATTGTCATTGCCAGTATTATAGCCAAGTGGCCCTGGTATACACGCATGATCCGCTCAACAGTCATGCAGTATTCAGACATGAACTACGTGCGGTTTTCGCGTGTAGCCGGGTGCAGCACCCTGCACATTTTTCGCAAACATCTTCTGCCAGCCGCTGCCGGAGAAATAATTGTACTGGCTACGCTGGATACAGGAGCAGTCATTTTGGCCGTATCCGCCCTGTCCTTCCTGGGACTTGGCGTGCAGCCTCCCACACCGGAATGGGGGGCCATGCTCAGCGATGCCAAGGACATCATGAGCATGTATCCACAGCAGATGCTCCCCCCCGGCCTGCTCATACTGTTAGTTGTGGCGGCTTTCAATTTTCTGGGCGACAGCCTGCGGGACGCACTGGATCCCGCCCACACCACGGCAGAAGGTGTGCGTATATGA
- the opp1B gene encoding nickel/cobalt ABC transporter permease: MKTYILHRLLGTIPLLLVISFLAFMVIQLSPSDPAEVAVRVNEIVPTEEVLELTREKLGLNKPFLTRYVDWISSAVQGDLGRRYVDDKPVAQELAKALPPTLWLAAVATIITAVCSIGMAFICARYESRPVDYLLRGLIFLGTAVPGFWAGLLLMWLFAVKLDWLPTSGMNSAYSVILPAITLSLTYTATYARLLRNSMVRNKQSNYVLFARARGLYPGTIWRHIFRNSLQSTLTGLGMSLPKLMAGTFVVETIFAWPGLGWLCVTSIFNRDFPVIQAYVLLMAVLFVGFNLLMDILCAAIDPRMRNGSQQ, from the coding sequence ATGAAAACATACATATTGCATCGCCTTCTGGGTACTATTCCACTACTGCTAGTCATTTCTTTTCTGGCATTTATGGTTATTCAGCTGAGCCCCAGTGACCCGGCTGAAGTAGCCGTACGCGTTAATGAGATTGTGCCCACAGAAGAAGTACTTGAGCTTACCCGAGAAAAGCTGGGATTAAACAAGCCTTTTCTGACTCGTTATGTAGACTGGATAAGTTCTGCCGTACAAGGCGACCTGGGCAGACGTTACGTTGACGACAAACCAGTGGCACAGGAATTGGCCAAAGCCTTGCCCCCTACTCTTTGGTTGGCTGCCGTTGCCACCATTATCACGGCTGTCTGCAGCATCGGCATGGCATTTATATGCGCCCGCTATGAAAGCAGACCTGTGGACTATCTGCTACGTGGACTGATATTTCTGGGAACGGCCGTGCCTGGATTCTGGGCAGGGTTACTCCTTATGTGGCTTTTCGCCGTAAAGCTGGACTGGCTGCCCACCAGCGGCATGAACAGCGCATATTCCGTTATCCTTCCAGCCATAACGCTCTCCCTGACATACACTGCCACCTATGCGCGCCTGCTTCGTAACAGCATGGTGCGCAACAAGCAGAGCAACTACGTGTTATTCGCACGGGCACGCGGCCTTTACCCTGGGACAATCTGGCGGCATATCTTTCGCAATTCGCTGCAATCCACGCTCACAGGGCTTGGCATGTCGCTTCCAAAGCTAATGGCCGGAACTTTTGTGGTGGAAACCATTTTCGCATGGCCGGGCCTGGGTTGGCTGTGCGTGACCTCAATTTTCAACAGAGATTTCCCTGTTATTCAGGCCTATGTGCTGCTCATGGCCGTGCTGTTCGTGGGTTTTAACCTGCTCATGGACATTCTTTGCGCTGCCATCGACCCTCGCATGCGCAACGGGAGCCAGCAATGA
- the nikA gene encoding nickel ABC transporter substrate-binding protein: MSYASTKDIRNINPHLYSGEMAAQNMVFEPLVINTTEGVKPWLAESWEISPDGKEYTFHLRKGVHFTDGAPFNAEAVKLNMDAIVANKPRHAWLDMVNLIDRNEVIDEHTFKLVMKHPYYPTLVELGLVRPFRFISPNCFVNGQTKDGVSGYAGTGPWVLTEHKDKQYALFTTNKNYWGTMPKLDTVRWRVMPDHQTIMLALQKGEIDLLFGSDGDMLNLDAFNALQKEGKYVTAISAPVASRAILLNAHQPVTEEKAVREALQYAVNKQAIAEGVLNGTESVADTLISPTVHYCDLGLPARHYDPAKAAELLDAAGWKTGEDGWRYKDGKKAVVRLYYNSQNAQERTIGEYMQSDLKKIGIEMKIIGEEKQAFLDRQKTGDFELQYSLSWGTPYDPQSYLSSWRIPAHGDYQAQVGLERKEWLDKAITELMIEPTEDARKKMYRDILTYIHDEGVYIPLTYSRTKAVHSKALQGVGFGASQYEIPFETMYFQNSTR, from the coding sequence ATGTCATACGCCAGCACCAAGGACATCCGTAATATCAATCCGCACTTGTACTCCGGGGAGATGGCCGCGCAGAACATGGTTTTTGAACCCTTGGTCATAAACACGACAGAGGGCGTTAAACCCTGGCTGGCGGAAAGCTGGGAAATTTCTCCCGACGGCAAGGAGTACACCTTCCATCTGCGCAAAGGGGTTCACTTCACAGATGGAGCACCTTTTAACGCTGAAGCCGTTAAGCTCAATATGGACGCCATTGTAGCTAACAAGCCACGTCATGCATGGCTTGATATGGTTAACCTCATCGACCGAAATGAAGTCATAGACGAACACACCTTCAAACTGGTGATGAAGCACCCGTACTACCCCACTCTGGTGGAGCTTGGCCTGGTGCGCCCCTTCCGTTTCATTTCCCCCAATTGCTTTGTGAACGGGCAAACCAAAGACGGAGTCTCTGGCTATGCAGGCACTGGCCCGTGGGTGCTAACTGAGCATAAAGACAAACAATACGCATTGTTTACAACCAATAAAAACTATTGGGGAACAATGCCAAAACTGGATACGGTGCGCTGGCGGGTCATGCCGGACCATCAGACCATCATGCTGGCCCTGCAGAAAGGTGAAATTGATTTGCTGTTCGGGTCGGACGGAGACATGCTGAACCTTGATGCCTTCAATGCCTTGCAAAAGGAAGGAAAGTACGTCACTGCCATCAGCGCACCTGTGGCCTCACGCGCCATTTTACTCAACGCTCATCAGCCCGTCACAGAAGAAAAAGCCGTACGTGAAGCCCTGCAGTATGCCGTTAACAAGCAAGCCATTGCGGAAGGCGTGCTCAACGGCACTGAAAGCGTGGCCGACACGCTTATTTCGCCCACAGTTCATTACTGCGATCTTGGCTTGCCAGCCCGTCACTATGATCCGGCCAAAGCTGCTGAACTGCTTGATGCGGCTGGCTGGAAAACAGGTGAAGACGGCTGGCGTTACAAAGATGGCAAAAAAGCGGTTGTTCGCCTGTATTACAACTCGCAAAATGCACAGGAACGCACCATTGGCGAATATATGCAGAGCGACCTGAAAAAAATCGGCATTGAGATGAAGATTATCGGCGAGGAAAAGCAGGCATTTCTTGACCGCCAGAAGACCGGCGATTTTGAACTGCAATACTCGCTCTCCTGGGGTACGCCTTACGATCCCCAATCCTATCTTTCATCCTGGCGGATTCCCGCTCACGGCGATTATCAGGCACAGGTTGGACTTGAGCGCAAGGAATGGCTGGACAAAGCTATCACCGAACTCATGATAGAACCTACTGAAGACGCCAGAAAAAAGATGTACCGGGATATCCTGACTTACATTCATGATGAAGGGGTATATATTCCCCTTACGTATTCCCGCACCAAAGCCGTGCACAGCAAAGCCTTGCAAGGGGTCGGCTTCGGAGCCTCCCAGTATGAAATACCCTTTGAGACCATGTATTTCCAGAACTCTACCCGTTAA
- a CDS encoding outer membrane homotrimeric porin, with translation MLKKISTLFIAAAILLGAGTASHAVEFKAKGVWNMNFEYGSGGNFTERGRSENGNKAAGVTGWGRYGEDQFEAKSRVRLQLDAVASEALSGTVYFEIGGVTWGRASKGGALGADGNNVVKIKHSYLDWAVPQTSVKVRMGIQRVFLPDFTTEASQAFDADVAGVVLSTPITDNLSLSGFWVRPYNDNWAGDSQSPQNYLDNFDIFGLTAPVRLNGVNVTPWAMLGMFGSNSFRSGTDFYGKNSTGAGALGLSPAVYALKDSKVGRQIADAYSTVLWAGITGEMVAFDPFRIAASFNYGSVDTGAEALNRKGWYSALLAEYKLDWGTPGVYGWYSSGDDDNIKNGSERMPNVEANNESTNAMSSFGTLGTWTLGRDTLIGSTFAGTWGVGARIKDVSFFDKLKQTFHVNVLGGTNSPAMAKYIKGAKGVDGYTSYTPDTGDGFADFNSANYYGLYLTSQDYAAEFGITTTYQIYDNLRLLVETNYIALWLDQSRGVWGGYTSATGNNMGANSTTDAWNVNVSFIYKF, from the coding sequence ATGTTGAAAAAAATCAGCACCCTGTTTATTGCTGCGGCCATTCTTCTGGGGGCGGGCACTGCCAGCCATGCCGTTGAATTCAAAGCCAAGGGCGTCTGGAATATGAACTTTGAATATGGCAGCGGAGGCAATTTTACTGAACGGGGGCGTTCAGAAAATGGCAACAAGGCTGCAGGGGTAACGGGCTGGGGCCGCTACGGTGAAGATCAATTCGAGGCCAAGTCACGAGTGCGCCTGCAACTGGACGCCGTGGCATCCGAAGCCTTGTCAGGTACCGTTTATTTTGAAATTGGCGGCGTCACCTGGGGTAGAGCCAGCAAGGGGGGGGCACTTGGCGCGGACGGCAACAATGTGGTCAAGATCAAGCACAGCTATCTTGACTGGGCAGTGCCGCAAACCAGTGTAAAGGTGCGTATGGGCATACAGCGCGTGTTCTTGCCCGACTTTACAACAGAAGCTTCTCAGGCGTTTGACGCCGACGTGGCTGGCGTGGTGCTTTCCACACCAATCACTGACAACCTTTCCTTGTCAGGTTTTTGGGTGCGGCCTTACAACGACAATTGGGCTGGCGACTCGCAGTCACCGCAAAATTACCTGGATAATTTTGATATTTTTGGTTTGACCGCTCCAGTGCGCCTTAATGGTGTAAATGTTACGCCCTGGGCCATGTTGGGTATGTTTGGCAGCAATTCTTTTCGGTCCGGCACTGATTTTTATGGCAAAAATTCAACTGGTGCTGGCGCTCTGGGCCTCTCCCCCGCAGTCTACGCGCTTAAGGATTCCAAGGTAGGCCGTCAGATAGCCGATGCCTATTCAACAGTACTTTGGGCCGGTATTACTGGCGAGATGGTTGCGTTTGATCCTTTCCGCATTGCAGCCAGCTTTAACTACGGCTCAGTGGACACAGGTGCAGAAGCTCTTAACCGTAAAGGCTGGTATAGCGCCCTGCTGGCTGAATATAAACTTGATTGGGGAACTCCCGGTGTCTACGGCTGGTACTCAAGTGGTGATGACGACAATATCAAAAACGGTTCAGAGCGTATGCCCAACGTTGAGGCCAACAACGAAAGCACAAACGCCATGTCGAGCTTTGGTACATTGGGTACATGGACTCTAGGCCGCGACACCCTCATTGGTTCCACTTTCGCAGGCACCTGGGGCGTTGGAGCGCGAATCAAGGATGTAAGCTTTTTTGATAAGCTGAAACAGACATTTCATGTGAACGTTCTGGGTGGCACCAACAGCCCCGCTATGGCCAAGTATATCAAGGGCGCAAAGGGTGTTGACGGCTATACCAGTTATACGCCCGACACGGGTGATGGGTTTGCAGACTTTAACTCAGCCAACTATTACGGCCTTTACTTGACCTCGCAGGATTACGCAGCTGAATTTGGCATCACGACTACATACCAGATTTACGACAATTTACGCCTCCTCGTGGAAACCAACTACATAGCCTTATGGCTGGATCAGTCGCGAGGGGTATGGGGTGGATATACATCTGCCACTGGCAACAACATGGGTGCCAATAGCACGACAGACGCTTGGAATGTTAACGTAAGCTTCATTTACAAGTTTTAG